A region of Solanum dulcamara chromosome 7, daSolDulc1.2, whole genome shotgun sequence DNA encodes the following proteins:
- the LOC129894707 gene encoding uncharacterized protein LOC129894707, with protein MLPVKKKDPGSFIVQETIGKYNNARGLYNLGASINLMRRSMLKKLGLGEHKQTTIVLQLADRSVARPNEIGGALIDVTASRLTMRAHDKVEVFDAYQALKLPIVYEDLSAITVIDEEVAA; from the exons ATGCTCCCAGTTAAGAAGAAAGACCCAGGGAGTTTCATAGTACAGGAAACCATTGGTAAGTACAACAATGCTAGAGGTCTCTATAATTTGGGTGCAAGTATAAACTTGATGCGTAGATCTATGCTTAAAAAATTAGGCCTTGGAGAACACAAACAGACCACAATTGTGTTGCAATTGGCTGATCGTTCTGTGGCTAGGCCAaatg AAATAGGAGGAGCACTAATTGATGTAACTGCAAGTAGATTGACCATGAGGGCACATGACAAGGTCGAGGTATTTGATGCCTATCAAGCATTGAAATTGCCCATAGTTTATGAAGATTTGTCTGCAATAACTGTAATTGATGAGGAAGTGGCAGCTTAG